The nucleotide sequence ttGGCCATAAACAGGAATGCTACTATTaatacatggatgaaccttaaaaacattatgctgagtaaagaagccaatcacaaaatagaacacataaatctattgagaaaataaattaatggttacctagggctgggggagagggagtaactgctaatgggtacagggtttttGTGATGGAGTGGAGGTGAGGGAGCAGTGATGacaatggtttaaaatttttttttttttttttttaaagattttttttttattggggaaggggaacaggactttattggggaacaatggtcaaattgttgtcctttcaatcttagttgtggggtgttatgttcagcttcaagttgttgttctttcagttttagttgtggagggcgcaggtcagctccaggtccagttgccattgctagttgcagggggcacagcccaccatcccttgcgggagtcgaaccggcaaccttgtggttgagaggacaggctccaaccaactgagcaatcgGGAGCtcagcgcagctcagctcaaggtgccgtgttcaattttttagttgcaggggtagagcccaccatcccttgcgggagtcaaggaattgaactggcaaccttgtggttgagagcccgcgctccaaccaacaactgagccatccgggaggcagctcagctcaaggtgccgtgttcaatcttagttgcagggggcagagcccaccatcccttgcgggactcgaggaattgaactggcaaccttgtggttgagagcccacaggcccatgtgggaatcgaaccggcagccttcggagttaggagcacggagctctaacagcctgagccaccgggccggccctggtttaaaattttgatagttgcacaactctgaatagcCTACAAATTACTGAATTCACACTTTAAATGGGGTGAATTGtattgtatgtgaattacatctcagtaGAGCTACTATTATAGACAAAACACAAAACCTCTCCACTGGTTTCTCATTTCAGAGTAAAGCCTAAGGTCTTGTAGTGGCCCTATACAGCCCTGCAATTCTACACACCAGCTCCCTACTTCCCTCTGATTCACCCAGCTGCCACTTCATTCCTTCCTTAACTCTGTTCCATCCACTGCAGCGCCTTTGCTCGTTATAAGACAGGCAtgttctgcctcagggcctttgcatttgcaaTCTCCTGTCAGCTTTACTACCAGATGCCCAAATTTACTTCTAGATTCCCCTCATCTCTATATCTCAGCTCAAATGTAACATCAGTGAGGCTTTCTGGAACACTCTACTTAATATTATACCCCTCCTCACCAAAttctccatcttccttcctttaaCTTTCTCTTAGTACAACTCATCAGCATCTGAAACACTATACATCTTAATGGTTTGTCCCTTCCAAACAGAATGTAAGCTCATTGAGAGCAgggaattgttttcttcattactGTATCCTTGGTGCCTGGCCTATAGTTAGGATTCAATAAAGTTAtcaaatagataaatgaataaattataattcagGGATATGTCAAGTATTCCTCCATTTCCATTGAGGTGGCCCCTTACCTCAGTTCAGGCTTCATCACCCTCTGGGATCACTGAGGCAGCTTTATTATTGTCGTCCAGCCTCCCATCTCTCCCTCAAATCCCCTGTCCACATTGCAGAACTGCTCCATCTAAAACAGTTATGTGGTTACCTTAATCTTAAAAATTCTTCACAggagtggggaaaaaaacccttcATGGATCTCCCCCACCTAAGGACAAAGTCCAAACTCTTCAGGACTCTATCTCCCTGTGATTTGGCCCTTGCCATATAGTCACATCGCCCTGACATCTCACCATTCAGCCACAGCAAATAACTCTGAATGTTCCAACTTCTCTGGAGCTATGGAGAAGTTGCATGTTCCAGCTCCAAACCCGAGCCTGGCAAATGCATTAATTTTTCCAGCCTGAGCTCAATGGCAAAGTTGGCAACTTAGCTGCCCACAAGCTGATATGCTTCTGCTCCTAGGATCCCTCAaccagaattttcttcctttacagCACTTACCACTTTGTATCTCTGTCTGCTTCCTTGTTTGTCTCCTCTCCCTGACCTCGTATTCTGTGAAAGCAGAGACTGCTGGGTCTCAGTTGCTTTTGTAACTCATGTCTAGCACTGAGCTTGGCACGTAATAGATattatcaaaattttttttttttttggaacaggactttattggggaacagtgtgtacttccaggacttttttccaagtcaagttgttgtcctttcaatcttagttgtggagggtgccgttcagcttcaagttgttgtcctttcagtcttagttgtggagggcgcagctcagctccaggtccagttgctgttgctagttgcagggggcgcagcccaccatcccttgcgggattcgaggaattgaactggcaaccttgtggttgagagcccactggcccatgtgggaatcgaaccggcagccttgggagttaggagcatggagctgtaaccgcttgagccaccgggctggccccctattatcaaatatttttgaataaatgagtgagtgtcAGTCCCTGAAGACCCTTTAAGCACTCAGCAGTACTATCCTGCCAAGTCAGTCCTCTTTCTCATGAGAAATTCCCCCCAATACCTGCTCAAATTTACAGTCCCACACTTAGCAGGAAGGGGACTACACTCCCCAGCTGGCAGTTCAGTAGACATGTGGCTAATCCTTCCACCCTATCCCACAGCTTCTCCTGGAGACAAGAAGGATGATTTCACATTACATCAGGTTCATTCTTGCTCATGGAGGAACTGGCTCCCAAGACCTGACAGAACTAGAGGGTGGGAGTAGACATCCATGGAAAACACTGATGACCTTCTCAACTTCATTTCCCAATCAGAGAGGACAGTTTCTGGTTTGCTACTGGTGAGTTTATTACATGATtaaacttcaaataaaaaaataataaccaaaatcTCAGCAGGGAGGCTAAAGTCAGAGTTTGGGAGAGCTGCTTCCCTGTCCCAAGCCTCTCTTGCCAAGCCCAGCTCCATTAACTCAGCTTGACTCGATCAAGTTCCTCATCAAGACTTGCATCTGTGCCCTGGACATCTCTGCTGTTCCCGTTGGAGACTGAGTCCTGGGCCCTTGGCACTGGGGCTTTGGTGAGAGCCCCATACACACCCATGGcctgaggagaggaagagagagccaTGAGGACATATGGAAATAGGTGTAACACAACCCTCCAACGGCTAAAAAGGTGGGACCAGGGTCAGTCAGCTTGTTTTTAGTTTCTCCTTCTCTCACACATCAGTCTTATAAGTTTTAGAGTTGGTTCTAAGAATCTTACAATCTATCAGAACAGGGCCCCCCTCAGAATACTAGCACAGGtatctggggaaaaaagaaataaaaagatgactCAAGAGCTTCCCTATCTCCAGGGGTGAGTAGGGATGTCTCATTCTTAGAGATTTGTTCTCTACAGAGAATGAAGGGAGGTCTATGTCTCAGGGCACTCTGAAGACCTCTATGGTGTATAAGTGGAGATGGTAGTGGTTGAATCTCAGCTTCTGGCACTGGTGCTCTGTGCCGGGTCCTCAGGGCACTCTAACCTGAGCCACCATACTGGTGACATCGCCAGGGTTCGAGGGCAGCAGGATAGTGTTGGAGTCCTTCGCCAGTTTGGAGAATGCGCTGACATACTGCTCAGCCACGGTCAGTGAGGCTGCTGCATCTCCATTCTGTGGCCACAGGAGGGATAAAATCAGAGATCACAGATGTAGAGaagtgggtggggtggaggagtaGAGAGGAAAAGTCATGTTCCTGGAAAGAGGATATGCACATCACAATACAAGAGATCAGGTAACCCGGCTCAGTGGAACCCACAAAGACAGGAAATTTTCCAAGGGTAGATAAAAGAACCTTTTCCACTGTCAATTCCTGCCCTCCAACTCCCACCAGGGGCCTCTCACATGTTGTGTCAAAGCTGCAGCCAGGATGCGAATAGCTTCAGCTTTAGCCTTCGCCTTGGCCAGAACTGCACTAGCTTCTcctagaataaaaaagacagaactTGACTCATGAGGTCAGGGTACCCCAAAACTCCTATTCCAGCACCAACACTCAAAGACCCATGCCCTGCTCCTCCGTCAGGCTCTACCCTCTGCTGACCTGCTGCCTGATTTATTTGTTCAGCCTTTTCTGCCTCAGACGCCAGGATCTGTGCCTGTTTCTTCCCCTCTGCCACGTTGATGGCTGACTCTCGGGTCCCctcagactccagaactgtggcCCGTTTCCGCCGCTCTGCCTCCACCTAGAAGCCCCCAGCAACCCAAATCAACAGGAAGTCACAGTAAACTCTTATACAGATCAGCAACTGTGCCTATCAGAGTAGGGAAGAGAATCCAGGTCCTCATGTGACTAGAGCATCCTGAAGTCCTCCCTGGCCCCCACCTGCATCTGCATGGACTCTTTCACCCGGGGCGGCACATGGATATCCTTGATCTCATAACGGAGGCAGCGGATGCCCCAGCAGTCAGCAGCCTGGTTGATGGCATCCACAATACTAGCATTGAGGGACTCCCGCTCCTGGAGGAAGAGAGGTATGAGAGAGGTGGAAGCCTCAAGCTGAGAAGGGCCGAGGACTGATCTTGATCCCCGGAAAGGACTGAAGAGTGCCAAGCACGTGTCTTCAAACCCCAACTCGGGCTCAGATCTCCTTACCCTGAAGACTTTGTCCAGAGAGAGTTTGCCAAGTTCTGATCTCATAGTTGTCTGAGCTAGCTGGGTGACAGCATACTCAGGATCCTCTACACCGTAGCTTGCCTGAAAGGAACATGGATAGTGTAAGATGCTTGGATGCAGGATTTTAGTGAGGAGAATAACTCAGGAGGTAAATAAAGACGAAAGGAGATACCTTGTAAGGATCCATGATGCGCAGGTAAAGGACTCCATCAATTTGCAGAGTTACGTTGTCTGTAGAtgcaggagagaaaaggaggaaagtcAGGCCTCCAACATCCCAATCAGCTCTTTCTCCTAAGCTCTGGATCTCCAGCAACCACTTCCTAATGGCCTCAGAGCACCCATGTTACCCTGCACCCCTCACCAAGAGTCACAGCCGACTGCTCAGGCACATTGATGACAATTTCCTTGAGACTCTGCACATATCGGATCCGGTCTAACACAGGAATGAGGATGTTCAAGCCCTGGGGAGAGGAGTCATGGGTCTTCAGAGGAATGGGGGTTGTAGGGTTGGGATCTAAGCTAGGCCTGGAGTGGGTAGGGAATCAACATATGGAACATGCCCAGAAAAGCTGAAGGCTGGGGGCTTCAATGGTAGGGAAGCTCAAGAGAATACcgtattttcccccaaataagacctagccagacaatcagctctaatgtgtctcttggaggaaaaattaatataagacccggtcttattttactataagactaggtctaATATACTATgacatataatacaatacaacataacataataccgggtataataccgggtcttatattaatttttgatccaaaagacgcattagagcggatggtccagctaggtattatttttagggaaacatagTAGGAATGTGAGGCCTCTGAATGGGATGGGAAAATGAAGGGAATGGGAGCCAGCAGAGTAGCTTTCTCCATGCAGACAGGTGGAGCTGAGAGAGTGGGTAGGGAAGATTCCCAAGAATGGAACCTGTGGGATACTAGGGCAACAAGAAAAGGTGGAACACGGGTATGATGGTCAGCAGTCTAGGCCCTGCTGAGTCTGGTCTTAAGAGTTGCAAGCCAAAGGTGAGGGCAGGCCCCAAGAAGgtcccatccccatccccccatGTCATGAGGTAATTGGGCATCAGGCTGGCCTGGCGTGGGCAGAAGAGGTTCTCACAGGCTCCAGGATCCGGTGGAATCTGCCCATTCGTTCCACCACCCAAGCCTCCTGCTGGGGCACAAACAGTACCACGGTGTTTCGGGGCAATCCTGAGGAGGCGCGGCGCGGAGCGCGGCCAGAAGCCTGCACGGAGCCCTGAAGGGAAGACGACAATTATGAGATCCCAGCCGCCCGGCACGCCGCTCCTCTAGGCGCCTATCCGGAGGCATCTCCCTAAACAGCCACCCTAAGGGGTCCTCAGAGAAACTCACGTGGGACCATGACCTCTGACCCCCGTTTTCTCCCCAAATTTTGAGTCCCCCTCCTTTCGAGCTGAGGATGCAGGTGACCTCTAGCCCAACAGTTGGAGTAGGCTGCCTCGCTCTTACCCTGAGCAACAGGGCCCCAGTCCCCCGCACGGTGCGCGCCAGCATTTCCCACGGCCGCAGCGACCTCCGGAACCAACGAGACGCAGAGCAGAGCGGTCGTTCTAGAAGCCCGGACCTgagctttttctttcctactgTATTTTCACTCCCCCGGATGTACTTCCGGTCGTCCTTTCTCTCCGTGCACGCCGCATTCCACATTCAGCCAATCAGCGTTACGTGGCAGAGGCGTGCATCAAGTTGTTCCCTGGGAAACGCAGACCTACAAGGAGCCCAAGATTGGAACTTCTGGTTCTCTCTGATCATGCCCAAGATCTCAGAAATGGTGACCAAAAATGGAAGCTATATTCTGTGTTCAAGTGGCCCAGAAACATCTCCCACTGAGTTGTTTACCCCGACCCGAGAGACTCAGTTCACCCTCGGAGCGTATAACCGCCCCCATCTGTCACCATAGCGACCAGGGGATTGGCGCTGACTCCAATAGCCATAGTTGCCATAGTGACATTCTCTGGCAGTCCTGCTGTGTTGTACCCAGCCCTCCCACTGGGGACTGACCCGATTCCTGTTGTCATAGTGACTGGGCCTAACATTGCAGGATGATTGGACTGAGATTTACCCCTTCCGTCTTTTGCCAAGACACCATAGCTTTTTCTACTTCTTCCCAGGGCCTGATGGACCCTGGTTCCTCCCATAGAGTTCAGCAGAGTCCCAACATTCAGCCTTGTCTGGAGCGTGTCACCCTGCACAACTCCCTGAGCTCTGGCACATCCACATCCTTTAATAGACTTGTATGGTAACCTTCATTTTATGTATCAGGGCAATGAAGTTAAGAGGGGCTGAAATCATTAACAATAGAACCAGTATAAGAATCCATATCCACATCCAGAGAGTTCTGCCTTTATGGTTGAACCTTCCTCATAACCCAACCCAATTATCTGGAATCAATCTCAGGTCCTAAGAATCAGCAGGGCCTCAGGGAAGACTTCATAGCCTCAGGCCCCCTCTCTGGGAGAGAGGGCAGAGTCCCAGCTCCAGTTAGGCCCTCTATCCCCATTCCCATTCTCTCCTGGACAGAAAAAGTAGGCCTTAGTTCAAGTTTCCAAATaagaatttattctttctttttttctaaaaaaaaaaaaaaaagtaccaggtACAATtgtttttcgtgtgtgtgtgtgtgtgtgtgtgtgtgtgtggtggtggtggttgtttttttttcaagtttcagcAAATGCTTGTTCCCCACAGCCTAGCCCCAGAAGTCAGGGCTAAGGTTGGGTCAGAGTCTGGAGTGGGGAATGGGGTAGTTGGGAACCACATGATTGGGTTTGAGGGGTGCCCCTCACCCCAGCTGAGGTAGGTAGGTCAGAGTCTGGCCAGGTGAGAGGAGGCACCCCGGTCCATGGCCCTGACTCTGCCCCCTGAACACCTTCCTCAGTCAGGACCCCAAAGTAAGGGGACACAAGCAGGAGAGGGACAACTGGAGTCTAGAGCCCTAGATGAGGGGTGGTTAAACCCCATATATGTGCGAATGCATGCACGCTCCTTCTCACACACATAGCATACATACAGCTtccacgcatgcacacacacccatacatacacacacacacacacacacacacacacacacacagttggccTTCAGAGAGGGGACAGAGGGTAGGAGAAGTGAAAAAATCAGGGAAAGACAGGGGAAGCTGAGTCTTTGGTTAGTGACTCAGTCCATCTGGGATAATCTCTCTGCCCTCAGCTGAGGGAGAGCAGTTCTTCCCCAGTCCCAACATCAGCCTCTTCAACTCCTGAGATTGGAGCAATATCTGAGagtgggaaaggaggaggggcAATGCCAATTGTCAGGTTTGGGAGGTTACCAAGGCAATCcaatttgaataaattataaattaaaaataaataaaataataagtggCCCCTGCCCAGGACTGGGAGGCAACGCTGGCATGACTTGCCTGGGAACTTGGGGCAACCTCAGGGTAGCTTCGGTTCCTCCCCAGTACCTAAGCTGGCCTGGGAATTCCAAGGGAGGGGGCAGGCACGTGGAGAACCCAGAGTAGGGCAGATTGTGGTAAGGATCAGAAGTTTTAAACACCCAAATAATCACTTTGGGCATGAGCATGGCGAGGGCTTTAATTCAAGCCTGAAGGGTCTCTCGCCACCTCTCCACGTGTTTGCTCTGTCCAGCATGGAGTATGATGGGCTGGTCCTTGGCCCACATGGGATCAGGGCACTGGCAATCAGGGCAAAGGTGAATAACGTGGATTGTGAGGGGCCTCAGTCACAGCCTGCAGTTCATAGGggagccctgtgtccagttccaGACTCCGGCGGGAAAAAAGCAGGCGGATGTCTCCATGCAGGCTTAAGCGGCCCGAGCGGGAGCTCCGGAACCTAGAAGAGAACAGGGCGATCAAAGTAAGGACCCAGACAATAGAGAAGCAAGGAGAGATGCTATTCAGGGAAGGGCTACCTGGGTTGGGGAAAGGATACCTGGGCTGCCCCAGCTGTCCCTGGGCCCTGTCCTCACCTGAGGTGCAGCAAGTAGCAGAGGAGGCGGCGGGTGGGGCTAGCATTTCCCTCCTCACCCACAGGCACCAAAAAGAGGCGATGGCGCAAGAAGGTCATGTGGGCAGCAGGCATGTCCGAGAAGTCAAAGGTCACGAGGAACATCTTCACCACAGTCTGATTGGGGTTAAATAAGGTCTGGGGGCAGGACAGGCAAGGTTGGTAGGGCCTAGGGGTTAttttcctctcccccctcccaccccctcaggGAAAACTCACCACTTGGATGGTGCCCATCTTGGGCACGCTGTAACCCTTCCTCCCCAGAGGGTTCAGGTCCACGACGCCCTGGGAAGGCCATGGAGCCATCAGCTAAGGTGGGCACTGAGAGAGCCCTGAATGCTCACCCATCTCCACAATCTCACTCTGTGACCTGGCCCCTGTTCCACACTAGAGTTCGCCCCACTGCCCTGACTCTCTTAGGTGAGGAACACCTAAAGAATACCTCTTGACCCCAACCCCTCATCCTCAAGAGCTGAATTTGGGTGGAAATCAGATCATACCAGAAAGGGGGCCGGGGCATTTTGTTCAGAAACATCAAAGAAGGTGACAGTGACAGGCAGCGTGACATGCTGGGGGCAGTAGGATCCACTAGCTCCAATCTCTGCCGTGAAGCCCTCAATATGGCCAGATGGTGCAAAGCGTCCTCGCAGCAGTGATTCCTGGGGTGGGAAAACACAGTGTGAGAGAGACACCAGCTCTTTTCCTTATCCATCCAAGTCACTCTCCACCATCCCACTTCCCACAAGGCCCCCCCACCCACCATCACAAAATCCAAGGGGAACTACCTCAAAGTTGCCCAAAAGGGTACGGCTGACAGTGGGGGTAGGAACAGGGGAGGCACTGGGGGGGCTCAGCAGGCCTGGTCCCTTCCGGAAGTTTCGAAGGGAGCTCCTGGTAGGGGAGGAGACACACAGTGGGTTGGCTTGAGGTGTGTTGGGATGCCTGCTTATGTCCTTAGGCCTCACCCTTTGCCATTACTTAGGGCTCCTGCCCTGGGGTCCCCTACTCAGCAGTGAGAAAGAGGATTACAGACTTTGGTCCCCATTTTCCAGAcacagggcagagggaacaggtgGTCACTTACAGCTTCAGGCGACGGGCACCTTTCAGCCTCCGTCCTGTAGGACTGCAGTCTGTAGGCTCCTATGGAGAGGAAAGATTAGAGAAGGAGATTGGGTGGAGGCCAGGTATGTTTGGGAGCAGGGGCTCATCACAAGCTCTCATAGGATCATgcccccttcaccttttcccccacaCATATCCACTTAAGAGTAGACCATCTCCAAAGGGGAGTGGGTAGGAAGTTGggcagaaaaggggaaggggattgagaagtacacattgccagttataaaataagtcacagggatataatgtacaacatagggaatagagtcaatgataTAATAACTATgaacagtgacagatgattactagacttattgcggtgatcactttgtaaggtaaaatgttgaatcactatattgtactcCTGAAGCTAAGATAATATTGTGGcagctataaataaaaataagttttaatagtAGACCATCCCCTCTCCTGGCTTACCAGAACAGGCTCCTTGGGCCCAGGCAGCAGATGGCTCCAGAAGGGTGTGGCTTTGGCATCAGAACTGTTGGCAGCAGGAGGGTGACCCAGGGTTCCCCGGCGCCTCTGAGGGGTTGGCCCCTCATCCTCAGAGCTGACATCCAGGGCTTCTCCAGCAGGAAGCAGCCTTCGCTTGGTGGGGCAGGGGCCTGGAGGTCCAGGGCCAGGGGGTGTGTGCTCGGGACTGTGCCCATTGGCAGTGCCAGGGGACTCCCTAGGCCAGGGGCTGCCCCCATTGCCCACCCCAGCCACTGGGCTCTTACTCCCTAGTTGTGCAAGACTGTGCAAATCAGTGTCAAGTGTGTGCAGCTGGCCTGGAGGGGCTTGTCCTGGGAATGCCCCCAGGGACCTTTGTCCCCCTGGATCTGGGGAACCCCAGTCTCTGGTGTGCAAAGTATTGCAGGAAGCATTTGACGGGGGCCAGGGGGGATTCCGGGTCCCTGAAGTCCAAGGTGAGGTGGAGCTACTTCCCTGTTCCACAACACAGAGGCCATGATGGCAGAAATGCTGGCTGGCCACACccagtcccagccccagcccctctgAGCCCAATAGCCCCACAGTAGATGGTTCTTCAGGGGGTAGGCCCTCCCTAGCCCCCAGCCCAGGTCCTCTCTTCAGCTCTCGGGGACCCTCAGTGGGCGGGGCCGACCGTTTCAGGGCCCTAGGAGGCTCGGAGGCACCAGCTGGAGTGGAAAAGATGGATACCTGGTAGACCCCGGGGGATGTTGCCCCCCCTGCTGGGCTGTAGCCCATGAGCAGGCCACCCTGGAGGGCCCCCTGCCTGACTGCAGGCTGCGAAGGGCCAGCCTCTGGCTCTGAGGATGGAGATGGCTCCGCCTGCACGTGGCGCATGAAGCCCCGCCTTGGGTCAGGGGGGCCCCCCCCCACAGCCTTTAtgctgggcctgggctggggggccTGGGGACATCTGtgcaagagaagagaagaaaaggtagTCAGAGGACTCAATGTGTCTTCTCCCTCCCAGCTGAGTTTCAGATCCTCCCCTGACCCGAAGAGGTGACCTTGCTGGGTTCCTGGGGGTAGAGGTGTCTAAACCCCCAGGTGGATTAATGGAGTATAGAGGCTACTCCCAGAACTTCTGAAAGGGTGACATGTTTAGCTCAGATTTCTTACTGGACctactccccatccccctccctggCACTCACCCCGATGAAGAGGCCTTAAGCCTAGCTGTGTGTTCCCTCTTTCTGACTGATGTCTTGCTCTCCTAGCTTGCAGTCTGGTCCATGCCCGCTGCACTGGCAAGGTGACTGCCACCATTCCGTGCAGCTCCTGGGCTCAGCTGgaccctaaggaaagaagaacaaacatAAGGATCCCTGCAGTCAGTGGTAAGGCTCCTCTCCTATCGTGGGCTAATAGAATACGCCACAAGACATCGTCTTCCATGTGAGGAGCTCTTCAGAAACAGAAGAGCAGTCTTGGAATCCAGGGCCCACAGGACAGAGTTGGGCTACATAAGGAGTCACAGAGAGGCAAGTCTTGGCTCAATGTAATAAGGATCTGATAAGTTGAGGCAGGATGACCACTTGTCAGGGCCACCACCTTGGGGACTCCTGCTCTGAATGGAAAGGGGGATGAGATACCCCAAGCTCCAAGAAACCCTGCTGGCTAAGAGGATGGCCAGGGCAAGAATTCAGAATTCCTAGTCAAGTCCACCAACTTGCACAACTCCTTCCCACATCTATCTCCAAAGGGACATGTACCACCCTAGAGCCCTAAGGATAGGGATCTTGCAGAAACTCACCTCCCTTTCAGCACTCAGAGGTACAAACCTCACTCAGGTCAGCTCAAAGCAGGCCCTCTGGCATTAAACTCCCAATTGCCCCAAGCAGTCTGTCCCTTTAACAGGAGGCAACAAATCTAACCAAAAACAagtctggggtgggagggagaggaggtaCTACCAGAAAGTGCTTTCCAGGGTctacccctcccccaggccctgcaaACTCGAGATAAGGCAGTGGCAGTCAGACAGCTGGAAGCAACTAGTGGTACCTTTCTACTCCTCCCCAACACATCCAACACCCCAAAAAGCAAACCACGGCTTTTCTGCCAGGACACGATAGTCTTCACCAAGAAGTCCACCTTCAGGAGCCCATACTGGGGGAGGGGAATGTCAAACTGAAGACCTTTTTCCTTCATGGGAGGAAATACTGCTCCCAGGATCAAGCTTCTGCCTGACATCCATGATGCCCTTTCCTCTTTAAGGAATGCCCCGTTTGCCTACCCAAGCCCTACCCTTCCTCCTTGGCTAGGTCAAGTGCCATCCCCTCCAGGAATCCTGTTCTGGTCACCCCAGACCACAGgtatctctctctcctctgagaCCTCACGTAGTGCAGTGTCACTATCTCCTGTAACCTAGTGACAGTTCTGCTTGCTCTGTGGGTAAGACTGACCATAGGGTTCTTCTTGAGGATAGGTTTGTGCCCCACTCCTCCACCCAACTCCAACCACAGGGGTAATCACATAGGAGGGTTCAGAAAAGTGGATTGCAAGCCCCAGAGATTTGGGTAGCAGTCCTGACAATGCAGAAAAAAACTCCCAGAATGAGAGCAGAGAGATTAATCGTACAGGGAGAATCAGTGAAAatagaggtgggggtggggagaaaggggagatTTGCACCCAGGGACTGAAAAGCTCTCCTTCACTAAGTTCCCATTATTACACCCCACACTATCCTAGTTCATCAAGTTCTCATTAGAACTGGGATCCCTAAGAAAATTCTGCTTCCCTGTGGTGGGTGTGGTGGCTGGAAAGGGCAGCATGCCAATAGCAGTGTTGTCAGAGGGTACAACCTGTACTCTCTCTACCCCTCCTTTCTTCTACCCAAGCCATACAGACTCAGGAAGGGCCTTTTCCTCAGCTCTCCCACCTCCAGGTCATCCCAGATGGCTTCTTGAGCCTTTGCCCTGGGGAAGCTAGGTGATGACATGATGCCCAACTTGACCCCAGCATGCCTGGCATCTGCTCATTACCCCAGAGCCCTCTCAGTTCCCTCCCTGTCAATGAGAAGCTCTAAGACTCACTTTCCTGCTACCCAGCCAGTCTGGCTCTAGACCATGGCTTCAAGCTGACTCACGGGGCAGGACTTAGGGGGAAGGGTAGGCCAAACCTCCTCTCTGTGCAgggggtgggcagcagctggCGTCAAACAGCTGTGCCAGGCTTTGACTGGCAAAGACTA is from Rhinolophus sinicus isolate RSC01 linkage group LG04, ASM3656204v1, whole genome shotgun sequence and encodes:
- the STOML2 gene encoding stomatin-like protein 2, mitochondrial codes for the protein MWNAACTERKDDRKYIRGSENTVGKKKLRSGLLERPLCSASRWFRRSLRPWEMLARTVRGTGALLLRGSVQASGRAPRRASSGLPRNTVVLFVPQQEAWVVERMGRFHRILEPGLNILIPVLDRIRYVQSLKEIVINVPEQSAVTLDNVTLQIDGVLYLRIMDPYKASYGVEDPEYAVTQLAQTTMRSELGKLSLDKVFRERESLNASIVDAINQAADCWGIRCLRYEIKDIHVPPRVKESMQMQVEAERRKRATVLESEGTRESAINVAEGKKQAQILASEAEKAEQINQAAGEASAVLAKAKAKAEAIRILAAALTQHNGDAAASLTVAEQYVSAFSKLAKDSNTILLPSNPGDVTSMVAQAMGVYGALTKAPVPRAQDSVSNGNSRDVQGTDASLDEELDRVKLS
- the ATOSB gene encoding atos homolog protein B, producing MRHVQAEPSPSSEPEAGPSQPAVRQGALQGGLLMGYSPAGGATSPGVYQVSIFSTPAGASEPPRALKRSAPPTEGPRELKRGPGLGAREGLPPEEPSTVGLLGSEGLGLGLGVASQHFCHHGLCVVEQGSSSTSPWTSGTRNPPWPPSNASCNTLHTRDWGSPDPGGQRSLGAFPGQAPPGQLHTLDTDLHSLAQLGSKSPVAGVGNGGSPWPRESPGTANGHSPEHTPPGPGPPGPCPTKRRLLPAGEALDVSSEDEGPTPQRRRGTLGHPPAANSSDAKATPFWSHLLPGPKEPVLEPTDCSPTGRRLKGARRLKLSSLRNFRKGPGLLSPPSASPVPTPTVSRTLLGNFEESLLRGRFAPSGHIEGFTAEIGASGSYCPQHVTLPVTVTFFDVSEQNAPAPFLGVVDLNPLGRKGYSVPKMGTIQVTLFNPNQTVVKMFLVTFDFSDMPAAHMTFLRHRLFLVPVGEEGNASPTRRLLCYLLHLRFRSSRSGRLSLHGDIRLLFSRRSLELDTGLPYELQAVTEAPHNPRYSPLP